GGCCAGGAATCAAAAGGGGTAATTTCACTGAGCAAGAAGAGAAGATGATTATCCATCTCCAAGATCTTCTAGGAAATAGGTATGTAAATATAATTTCTTCATaatttactataaaataaataaactagaTAGAAATTTATATAAAATGAATAAGTAAAATATGTTTCCAATTTCTTCATTAAATTGAATTATAAAGAGAAACTATTGCAGAAAGATTACTGAAATTTCTAATTAGGGAGGTCTACCATATTTTGAAAAAACTAAATTTAATTATGGACTAAGTTCAAGTTTcctattttttctttcaaattaagGAGGTATGCCATATTTTGAAAAACCAAAATTTAGTTATGGAGTAAGTTCaagtttcatatattttttttttgtttctaattttttttaatataaatttttactaATATACTTTTTAACCAAATTCTTAAGTACTATACTAGAAAATTTTGAAGATTTGTTATTAACTTTTtttagtatttaatttattttatgtaaataaatggaaaattcaaaaataaaattttcctcCACTATATTTAATaacagattaaaaaaaattttcaaatatttttctttctAAATTCTTTTGTTAATACCAAATTGACGGAAAATTAATTTTCCAACGAATTTAGAGGGAAATTTCatgttttttattcttttgaaattcttaaaattaatttaactatttttaGTAGTGTTTTTGGTAGCTTATTTAATGTTCACATGGCTAACTGATGATCACATTGATTATACCACAGATGGGCTGCAATAGCATCCTACCTTCCACAAAGAACAGACAATGACATAAAAAACTATTGGAACACTCATTTGAAAAAGAAGCTCAAGAAATTACAAACCGGAAACAATTCAGAAAACAATTTTGCAGATGAAGAATTTTCACCAGCTCAAAGGATTCCAAGAGGCCAATGGGAAAGAAGGCTTCAAACCGATATTCAAATGGCGAAAAAAGCACTTACAGAAGCACTTTCACCACAGAAAATAGCTTCTTGTAATTTTTCTGCTTCAAACCCTTCTAATAGTACTTCCACTAAAGAATCAGCTCAATCTTTTTGCTATGCTTCAAGTGCTGATAACATTGCTAGGTTACTTAAAGGTTGGATGAAAAACCCGATAAAATCTTCGAGAAGTAGTACTTCGGCCGTGACGCAGAATTCGTTCAATAACTTTGTTTCTGTTGGGAATAATGATACTGCTTCTAGTAGTGGAACAAAGGGTGAAGTGTTGTCTGAGACATTTGAGTCTTTGTTTGGTTTCGAGTCTTTGGATTCGTCGAATTCGGAATTCTCTCATCGGTCGTTGTCACCGGAGGCAACTGTTTTACAAGATGAAAGTAAGCCAGACGTTGGTTCGGAAATAATGCCGTTTTCTTTGCTTGAGAAATGGCTTCTTGATGAAGCTAGTTGTCCTGAGAAAATAGTATTAGGTTGTGGAGATGATCATGCTCAAGTTTTCTAGATTTGTTCATTTTGCGAAAAAATAAAATACTTGGTTTTACTTAGTCCTCGCGATAAAAATTACACCGCGAAGCTTTATATTTAGTAAAATACGAGCAAAATCCAGCCGAATTTTTGGTTGTGATGTTGATGCTTGTTCGAATTGTAAATTATATGGTTTTAAATTGGGATCGCAGTTAAGATTACGCTGCgaaccattatattatagtaaaACACAAGCAAATGCAACTGAAATTGCAATTGTGATATGATATGATGTTGCAAAGACACTTATATACCATAATGGAAAACTTGCTTCACTTGTGTAATGGTTTGGCAATGTTATCTTCCTTTTTGAATATAATGGTTTCATTCTTCTTCCCAAATTGGGGTTATCTAATGTTTACTGTAATAaggtttttattttacaattttctCTAACACTTACTTTTAAGGGTTTACAAGACATGggaaattaagaaaaaatatCACTAAAGAAAGAGGAAGCAATAACGTTTCCAAAAGTTTACTTAAGTTAACCCTAGAAAAAACATATCCATCCCTACTTTACAATACCAAATACTAATGGAAAAATGAAGATATATTTGGTCATctaaattcaaacaaaatttatTCTTCTTAGTTTTGTAGTGAATAAATGTGAACAATGATAAATGATATGCCTTTATATATAGGCTGGTGGTTTATCCTTCATATGCTTGAAAATAGGATTAACCAGGGTGTAGTTactgtgcatagataaaaatctatgcaccatgcatagattattatggacccttggatcattggatcaaactctagacatcaattgttattactcaatactcaatactcaatactccccactcaatacttaatactcaatactcaatactagattaaaaacatgatccaatggcttatgtaggcttatgcatggtgcataagtaaaatccttatgcatattagccaaagccggaTTAACCATATCACATTAATAAGAAACCTTAAAAATAGGATCAATTCTaacaaattaataataaacattGAAAATATGATCAATTGTAACAAACTAATAACAGACTATTAAATATTTCTCTAATAATCCCCCTCAAGTTGGAGGGTGGGGATTATGAACACCCAACTTGAACATGAGGTCTTAAAAAACTTTCACGCCTAAGGACTTAGTTAAAATGTCAGCATTTTGTTGTTTGATGGGCAGGTAAGTTGTGCTTATGGCACTTGACTATATTTGTTCCCTGATAAAATGACAGTCAATTTTAATGTACTTTATTCTTCAATGGAATACCGGGTTTGTAGCTAAATGAAGAGTTAATTGATTATCACAATGCAGAAGCGTGAGTTTGATGCATGGAACTTGCAGAGTCTCTAACAGATTACGTTTCCCTAGTATTTCACTTGTGGCATGGGTCATTGCACGGTATTTAGCCTCACTTGAGGATCGAGAGAATGTGGCTAGTTTCTTTGTATTCCATGATATTGGAGCATTTCCAAGTTTCATTAGATAACCTGAGATGGACTTTTTGGTGATGGGACATGATGCCCAATCTCAGTCACAGTAGCCAACTAGCTATAGATTATTATGTTGTGGAATAATGATACCTTGACCAGGAGAGGATTTTAAGTATCGTAAAAATAGCACGGCAGTATCTCAATGGTCTTGTAGTGGTGTTTGTATGAATTAACTCTAGTGCTAATGGCATATTGTTGGACTAAGCCCTAATAGCCAACCATTATTGGTTCTATATTCTTTTTGTATCATGACCTtgatatatattatttgttaatatatttatttatcattaGGCATTGAATCTATTATGTTATTTGTATATGACCTAATAAAGTCCTTAGAATAATTCGTCATTTTAATGATCAATTAAGTATGACTTAATCATGAGATCTCATTAAACATAAGGATGCTATTCTTAAATTATTTGTAGTCAAGTTTTACTGTCAAATAGGACAAAGTAATGCAGAGAAACTGCTATATGGATACAGGTCATGGATTTGAGATACCAAGTCTTCACGTAGGTGTGttatgagtaatatttatactggattgatccaccatgagaatactacatagtTTGTTATGTAAGTTTCAGAAGTTATTCTCATAGTGCTAATGGTATATACCACCCTTCGATCTAAAACCACGATCACTACTATGAAAAACACATATAATGATGgtcatgaaacacatataacgaAGGTTGCATGTCAGTTGTTAGGTAGCGTGTGATTGTATGTATTTTGGTTACCACAATGCGGGTGTGACTGGGGTTATAAATTAGATAAAGCACTACTTAAAACAACGGGTGAAGGAAACAACCATTGTGAAATAATTCATAGGTCATGGGTTCGACTCCTAGCCAACGCCATTCTAAGGTTTTGTTATTCTGGATAGCTCTCTACTTATAACAACGGTCAAATTAAAAACTGTtgtgatattatttttttttaaataaatatttttctggtttatagAATCCCTAAATTTTTTACCTGAATATCATACTAGAAACAACAATACCCCAATTTGTGAATTGAATTAGACCAAGATTTTTGTTACATCAATAACCCAATTCCATTAGGAACAAAAAATTGTATATTACATCAAAACCAAAATGTCACAAAACAACCTACAATGTATGCACCATTACATCAAATAATACTATTTTATTATCTTGGTGTCTTGTCTCTTGGTGTCTTGACTTTAAACACCtatgattttaattaataataataatagttgttAGAAAATAACAtcattatattataaattataacatACAATAAGTTATGAATGAAGAATATAAAATACTTGTTAATTTTCCCACATGTCTTCTTGATAATCGTTACGAATAGAATGCAGATCATCTCTATCAACTTCTTTATAAGAATTAGGCACTTGTGTTGCATAAGAATGAATGGAAGGAATTTAAAAACTCTATCATCACTATGAAGAATGTGTTTTTCTTTGAGAACAATTGATCATCTCCTCTATAAGTTTGCAGGTTCTGACCTTTAAATATGCCAGCATGACGAAACTTTGGCATTCCAATAGACTCTATTTTCGACAAATAGTTTGATCAAAACTCGACAGCTTAAGCTTCCGGTTAGTGATGATTCTTTGTACGTCTTTTAAATATCTTCATTTATCGTTTTATATGATACATCCTTAAATAAAATAGACAGTAAAATCTGATATCTATCTAGATGAACAAGTAAACTaaccataatgtcaaaaaatgatGGAGGAAAATACATCTCCAATTGACAAAATACCATTC
The Vicia villosa cultivar HV-30 ecotype Madison, WI linkage group LG6, Vvil1.0, whole genome shotgun sequence genome window above contains:
- the LOC131608817 gene encoding myb-related protein 306-like codes for the protein MGRPPCCDKEGVKKGPWTPEEDIILVTYIQEHGPGNWRAVPTKTGLTRCSKSCRLRWTNYLRPGIKRGNFTEQEEKMIIHLQDLLGNRWAAIASYLPQRTDNDIKNYWNTHLKKKLKKLQTGNNSENNFADEEFSPAQRIPRGQWERRLQTDIQMAKKALTEALSPQKIASCNFSASNPSNSTSTKESAQSFCYASSADNIARLLKGWMKNPIKSSRSSTSAVTQNSFNNFVSVGNNDTASSSGTKGEVLSETFESLFGFESLDSSNSEFSHRSLSPEATVLQDESKPDVGSEIMPFSLLEKWLLDEASCPEKIVLGCGDDHAQVF